One window of the Syntrophobacterales bacterium genome contains the following:
- a CDS encoding argininosuccinate synthase, whose protein sequence is MSEVKKVVLAYSGGLDTSVILKWLIETYHCEVICFAADVGQKEELSGLQEKALNTGASKIYIDDLKEEFTRDFVFSALRANAIYEGTYLLGTSLARPLIAKRQLEIAKLEGADAVCHGATGKGNDQVRFELTYLALNPAINIIAAWRDDNWKFDSRSSMLDYADKHGIPLPLTREKPYSSDRNLLHISHEGGILEDPWTEPNEDMFVLSVSPEKAPDRPTYIEIVFENGIPVSVDGVNMQPAVLLDHLNEIAGKNGIGRVDMVENRFVGMKSRGVYETPGGTVLWAAHRAVESITMDREVMMLRDSLTPKYAQLVYNGFWFSPEMKVLQSFIDETQEHVTGTARLKLYKGNCIVVGRKSPFSLYSEDVATFEKDRVYNQKDATGFIRLNALRLKIMAAMNAQVQI, encoded by the coding sequence GTGAGTGAAGTGAAGAAGGTTGTTCTTGCCTATTCGGGCGGACTCGATACGTCCGTCATTCTGAAATGGCTGATTGAGACGTACCACTGCGAGGTGATCTGCTTTGCCGCCGATGTCGGGCAGAAGGAAGAGTTGTCCGGGCTTCAGGAAAAGGCGCTCAATACCGGCGCCTCAAAGATATACATTGATGATCTCAAAGAGGAATTCACGCGGGACTTCGTTTTTTCGGCGCTCCGGGCGAATGCCATTTACGAGGGAACATATCTGCTGGGAACATCGCTGGCCCGGCCGCTGATCGCCAAAAGACAGCTTGAGATTGCCAAGCTGGAGGGCGCCGATGCTGTCTGTCACGGGGCCACCGGGAAGGGCAACGATCAGGTTCGTTTTGAGCTGACCTACCTGGCCTTGAACCCGGCAATCAATATTATCGCCGCCTGGCGGGACGACAACTGGAAATTTGATTCCCGGTCATCGATGCTTGATTATGCCGATAAACATGGGATACCACTGCCGCTGACCAGGGAAAAACCCTACAGCAGCGACCGCAACCTGCTTCACATCTCCCATGAAGGCGGAATTCTGGAAGACCCCTGGACGGAGCCGAATGAAGACATGTTTGTGCTGAGCGTTTCCCCTGAAAAAGCCCCGGACCGGCCGACCTATATCGAAATCGTCTTTGAAAACGGGATTCCTGTTTCCGTGGACGGGGTGAATATGCAGCCTGCCGTTCTTCTCGATCATCTCAATGAAATCGCCGGTAAAAACGGGATCGGCCGCGTTGATATGGTGGAGAACCGCTTTGTCGGCATGAAATCCCGCGGGGTTTACGAGACTCCCGGGGGAACTGTCCTCTGGGCCGCGCACCGGGCAGTGGAGTCTATTACCATGGACCGCGAGGTGATGATGCTGCGCGATTCGCTCACTCCCAAATACGCCCAGCTCGTTTATAACGGTTTCTGGTTTTCTCCGGAGATGAAGGTTCTGCAGAGCTTCATAGACGAAACCCAGGAGCATGTGACCGGGACAGCCCGTCTTAAGCTCTACAAGGGAAACTGCATTGTGGTCGGGAGGAAATCGCCCTTTTCCCTTTACAGTGAGGATGTTGCAACATTTGAAAAAGACCGGGTTTATAACCAGAAGGACGCAACCGGATTCATCCGCCTCAATGCCCTGCGTCTCAAGATAATGGCGGCGATGAACGCACAAGTTCAGATTTGA
- a CDS encoding acetylornithine transaminase, translating to MTKAEWIGLADKYIMPNYKRFPVVITRGLGVHLWDSEGRSYLDLVGGIAVCALGHSHYRVVAAIKEQVENLTHISNYYHIAPQILLAALLVENSPLDKVFFCNSGAEANEAAIKLARRYAFEQMNGKNEFITMRNSFHGRTLATVTATGQENLQAGFGPLPAGFHYVPYNDLAALDAAITDKTCGVIVEPIQGEGGVVIPDAGYLQGIRKICDEHGILMIADEIQTGMGRTGMLFACDHEDVVPDIMTLAKALGNGFPIGAMLAKEHIAAAFVPGSHGSTFGGNPLACAAALAAVQTILEEGVVENSRVVGEYFLARLAKLKDKHPVIREVRGKGLMIGVELASPGAGLVLACMEKGLLINCTNGNILRFVPPLIITEYDVDRALQILDEALGEQ from the coding sequence ATGACAAAAGCAGAATGGATCGGGCTTGCCGATAAATACATAATGCCCAACTACAAGCGGTTTCCTGTTGTCATTACCAGGGGACTGGGCGTTCACCTCTGGGACAGCGAAGGCCGCTCTTATCTCGATCTGGTCGGGGGGATTGCCGTTTGTGCCCTGGGTCACTCCCATTACCGGGTGGTGGCGGCGATTAAGGAGCAGGTGGAAAATCTTACTCATATCTCCAACTACTATCACATCGCTCCCCAGATCCTGCTGGCCGCCCTGCTTGTAGAGAATTCCCCGCTGGATAAGGTATTTTTCTGCAACAGCGGCGCGGAGGCCAACGAAGCGGCGATAAAACTTGCCAGAAGATATGCATTTGAGCAGATGAATGGCAAAAACGAGTTCATCACCATGCGCAACTCCTTTCACGGCAGAACACTGGCCACTGTCACGGCAACCGGCCAGGAGAATTTGCAGGCAGGATTCGGTCCTCTCCCCGCAGGTTTCCATTATGTCCCCTACAATGATCTTGCCGCCCTGGATGCCGCAATCACCGATAAGACCTGCGGGGTAATCGTCGAACCGATTCAGGGGGAGGGGGGGGTAGTCATTCCCGACGCTGGATATCTTCAGGGGATTAGAAAAATATGCGATGAACATGGCATTTTGATGATTGCCGATGAAATCCAGACGGGCATGGGCCGGACGGGGATGCTTTTTGCCTGCGATCATGAGGATGTTGTCCCTGACATCATGACCCTTGCCAAGGCATTGGGAAATGGCTTTCCGATCGGGGCGATGCTTGCCAAGGAGCACATTGCCGCGGCTTTTGTCCCGGGAAGTCATGGTTCGACATTCGGTGGTAACCCGCTGGCCTGCGCGGCAGCCTTAGCCGCGGTGCAGACGATCCTGGAGGAAGGGGTTGTCGAGAACAGTCGCGTTGTCGGCGAGTATTTTCTCGCCCGGCTTGCCAAGCTGAAAGACAAGCATCCGGTTATTCGCGAGGTGCGGGGCAAGGGGTTAATGATCGGCGTGGAGCTTGCCTCTCCCGGTGCGGGGCTGGTGCTTGCATGCATGGAGAAGGGGCTTCTTATTAACTGTACAAACGGCAATATCCTGCGTTTTGTGCCGCCGTTGATTATTACCGAATACGATGTGGATCGGGCTTTGCAGATATTGGATGAGGCATTGGGGGAACAATGA
- the argB gene encoding acetylglutamate kinase, producing MTEFVERANILVEALPYIRRFFNRTVVIKYGGHAMVDEELKDNFARDVLLMKYIGIHPVVVHGGGPQIGSVLKKLGKESQFIQGMRVTDEETMDIVEMVLVGKVNKEIVGLINRHGGRAVGLSGKDANLIRAEKYLLSADKAKATPSEIIDLGLVGKVKEVNASILNTLMNDGIIPVIAPTGIGENGETYNINADLVAGAVASALGAEKLILLTDVPGVLDRDKNLIHTMNNGMARRMIEDGTIAGGMYPKIKCCLKALGAGVGKTHILDGRVKHTILLEMFTDQGIGTEIVI from the coding sequence ATGACTGAGTTTGTGGAGAGGGCCAATATCCTGGTGGAGGCGCTTCCCTATATACGCCGTTTCTTTAACCGGACGGTTGTTATAAAGTATGGCGGGCACGCGATGGTTGACGAGGAACTGAAGGATAATTTCGCCCGCGATGTGCTTTTGATGAAGTACATAGGCATCCATCCGGTGGTTGTGCATGGCGGCGGACCGCAAATCGGCAGCGTCCTGAAAAAGCTGGGGAAGGAATCGCAGTTCATCCAGGGGATGCGGGTCACCGATGAAGAGACAATGGATATTGTCGAGATGGTGCTGGTCGGGAAGGTAAACAAGGAAATAGTCGGCTTGATTAACCGGCATGGTGGGCGGGCAGTGGGCCTAAGCGGCAAGGACGCAAACCTGATTCGTGCGGAGAAATATCTCCTCAGCGCCGACAAGGCAAAAGCCACGCCGTCGGAAATAATTGACCTCGGTCTGGTCGGCAAGGTCAAAGAGGTAAACGCCTCTATTCTCAATACGCTTATGAATGACGGGATAATTCCTGTCATCGCGCCCACGGGGATAGGTGAAAATGGGGAGACTTACAATATCAACGCCGATCTGGTGGCCGGCGCGGTTGCGTCGGCCCTCGGTGCCGAAAAACTTATTTTGCTGACGGATGTGCCCGGTGTTCTCGATCGGGATAAAAACCTCATTCACACGATGAATAACGGCATGGCAAGGCGGATGATTGAGGACGGAACAATCGCCGGCGGCATGTACCCCAAGATCAAGTGCTGCCTCAAGGCTCTGGGCGCCGGGGTAGGCAAGACCCACATTCTCGATGGGCGCGTCAAACACACGATTCTGCTGGAGATGTTCACGGATCAGGGGATTGGGACGGAGATCGTAATATAG
- the argF gene encoding ornithine carbamoyltransferase: MKKDLISGYDLEKSDYDAIFEGADRLKKMLRAGKSAKPLKGKTLGMIFDKSSTRTRISFEVGMYQLGGNALFLSGRDIQIGRGETIPDTARIMSRYLDGVMIRTYSHELVEEFARFATIPVINGLTDLLHPCQILTDLFTLIEKRGGYEGLKIAYVGDGNNIANSWIVAATKLPFRLDLACPDGYDPDPVILERAKAEAPLGVNLHREPALAVRKADVIYTDTWVSMGQEEQRDEKIKKFHAFQVSQELVDKAGKDVIVMHCLPAHRGEEIAAEVIDGPQSVVFDEAENRLHVQKAIMEILMQ; this comes from the coding sequence ATGAAAAAGGATTTGATAAGCGGTTATGACCTGGAGAAAAGTGATTATGACGCCATTTTTGAGGGCGCCGATCGGCTGAAAAAAATGTTGCGAGCCGGAAAATCAGCCAAGCCGCTGAAGGGTAAGACGCTGGGGATGATTTTTGACAAATCATCGACGCGCACGAGGATATCATTTGAAGTAGGCATGTATCAGTTAGGGGGAAACGCACTCTTTCTGAGCGGTCGCGATATTCAGATCGGTCGGGGGGAGACAATCCCCGATACAGCGCGGATAATGTCCCGCTATCTCGACGGGGTGATGATCCGCACCTATTCTCACGAGTTGGTCGAGGAATTTGCCCGGTTTGCGACAATCCCGGTTATCAACGGCCTCACGGACCTGCTTCACCCCTGCCAGATTTTGACGGATCTCTTCACGCTTATAGAGAAGCGGGGAGGGTATGAGGGGCTGAAAATCGCCTATGTCGGGGACGGCAACAATATCGCCAACTCCTGGATAGTTGCGGCTACAAAGCTTCCCTTTCGCCTTGACCTGGCCTGTCCCGACGGGTATGATCCGGATCCTGTCATTCTGGAAAGGGCAAAAGCCGAGGCGCCGCTCGGGGTTAATCTGCACAGGGAGCCGGCTCTGGCCGTGCGCAAGGCCGACGTCATTTATACCGATACCTGGGTGAGCATGGGGCAGGAGGAACAAAGAGATGAAAAGATTAAAAAATTTCATGCCTTTCAGGTTAGTCAGGAACTTGTGGACAAAGCCGGAAAGGACGTTATTGTGATGCATTGCCTGCCCGCGCACCGGGGGGAGGAGATTGCCGCGGAGGTTATCGACGGTCCCCAGTCCGTTGTCTTTGACGAGGCGGAAAACCGGCTGCACGTCCAGAAGGCGATAATGGAAATATTGATGCAGTGA